Proteins encoded in a region of the Streptomyces sp. NBC_00513 genome:
- a CDS encoding ABC transporter ATP-binding protein — protein MEPVLRVERMSVRFRMRGERHVEAVTDAGFALAAGECLALVGESGCGKSVLASALLGLLPGNAETAGSALLADGLDLLAADEATLARTVRGRRIGLVPQSPASHLTPVRTIRSHLEETVRELTDPPGACDPSGPSGRAEPSGPSGGRIPGAGRRVRRARLRAAAEAAAARAAFPASHLDRHPHELSGGLAQRAATALALVGDAPLLLADEPTTGLDRDLVHRTVDELRAHTREAGRALLMITHDLAAAERIADTVAVMYAGRIVETAPAAVFFGPAGPRHPYARGLLDALPERAFAPIPGAPPELGALPPGCAFADRCAQADAICRTRRPPLTEGVACHHA, from the coding sequence ATGGAACCGGTCCTGCGCGTGGAACGGATGTCCGTGCGCTTTCGCATGCGCGGAGAACGCCACGTCGAGGCCGTCACCGACGCCGGCTTCGCCCTGGCCGCCGGCGAGTGCCTCGCCCTCGTCGGCGAGAGCGGGTGCGGCAAGTCCGTCCTCGCCTCCGCCCTCCTCGGCCTGCTGCCCGGCAACGCCGAGACCGCCGGGTCGGCCCTCCTCGCGGACGGGCTCGACCTCCTCGCCGCCGACGAGGCCACCTTGGCCCGGACCGTCCGAGGGCGCCGCATCGGACTCGTCCCGCAGAGCCCCGCGTCCCACCTCACCCCGGTCCGCACCATCCGGTCCCACCTGGAGGAGACCGTTCGGGAACTCACCGATCCTCCAGGGGCGTGCGATCCTTCCGGGCCTTCCGGGAGGGCCGAGCCTTCCGGGCCTTCCGGCGGGCGGATCCCGGGCGCGGGCCGGCGGGTGCGGCGGGCGCGACTGCGCGCCGCCGCGGAGGCGGCGGCCGCCCGGGCGGCCTTCCCCGCCTCCCACCTCGATCGCCACCCGCACGAACTCTCCGGCGGCCTCGCCCAGCGCGCCGCCACCGCCCTCGCCCTCGTCGGGGACGCCCCGCTGCTGCTCGCCGACGAGCCGACCACCGGCCTCGACCGGGACCTCGTCCACCGCACCGTGGATGAGCTGCGGGCCCACACCCGCGAAGCCGGCCGGGCCCTGCTGATGATCACCCACGACCTGGCCGCCGCCGAACGGATCGCCGACACCGTCGCCGTCATGTACGCCGGGCGCATCGTGGAAACCGCCCCCGCGGCCGTCTTCTTCGGCCCGGCCGGCCCCCGACACCCCTACGCGCGCGGGCTCCTCGACGCCCTCCCCGAACGGGCCTTCGCCCCCATCCCCGGCGCCCCGCCCGAACTCGGCGCACTGCCGCCCGGCTGCGCCTTCGCCGACCGCTGCGCACAGGCCGACGCGATCTGTCGGACCCGGCGCCCCCCGCTCACCGAAGGGGTGGCCTGCCACCATGCTTGA
- a CDS encoding cytochrome b/b6 domain-containing protein: protein MRPTPGSRPTPDARPAPRRDARVRRFGRPQRLVHRATATLMGICVVSAGCLYVPPLAELVGRRHLVVTVHVWSGLLLVVPFLLGLVSRAFRADLRRLNRFGPHDRVWLRTVLRRDRHGARPAGKFNAGQKVYAGWLGGAVTVMLGTGLLMWATGLAPLVWRTGATFVHDWLALALGIVLAGHIGKALGDPEARRGLRTGSVDRDWAAREHPLWRQDD from the coding sequence ATGCGGCCCACGCCCGGGTCACGCCCTACGCCCGATGCGCGGCCGGCGCCCCGGCGGGATGCCCGCGTGCGCCGGTTCGGTCGCCCCCAACGTCTGGTGCACCGGGCCACGGCCACGCTGATGGGGATCTGCGTGGTGTCGGCGGGTTGCCTCTACGTGCCGCCCCTCGCCGAACTCGTCGGGCGGCGCCACCTCGTCGTGACCGTCCATGTGTGGTCCGGTCTGCTGCTCGTCGTCCCGTTCCTGCTCGGCCTGGTCTCCCGGGCGTTCCGTGCCGATCTCCGCCGGCTCAACCGGTTCGGGCCGCACGACAGGGTGTGGTTGCGCACCGTGTTGCGCAGGGACCGGCACGGTGCCCGGCCGGCCGGGAAGTTCAACGCCGGTCAGAAGGTGTACGCGGGCTGGTTGGGCGGCGCGGTGACGGTGATGCTCGGCACCGGGCTGCTGATGTGGGCCACCGGTCTGGCCCCCCTCGTCTGGCGGACGGGAGCGACCTTCGTGCACGACTGGCTCGCCCTGGCCCTCGGCATCGTCCTCGCCGGGCACATCGGCAAGGCGCTGGGTGATCCCGAGGCCCGGCGCGGGCTACGCACGGGCTCGGTGGATCGGGACTGGGCCGCGCGCGAGCACCCGCTGTGGAGGCAGGACGACTGA
- a CDS encoding ABC transporter permease: MAGRRTLFAGPVLLTVTFGVFAVAAMSPFDPVKAYAGTAGLTASQAELDQLRANLDVDQPLVARWWEWLTSALTGDLGTSSVMRQPVGDVLAERVGWSALLALCAFALAVLAGTALGVLAARRQGGPLDRAVSALAYTLEAAPVFWLGLLAIWFFSIRLGVLPSGGLTDASDDVVSPGQVASHLVLPALVLGISQLPWFFLYVRQGVADALDEDPVRGARARGVAERRILIGHALRSGMLPMLTLIGSRVPELITGALLVETVFSWPGVAAATVQAATSVDFPLLAALTVSATAAVLAGNLLSDLLYGLADPRVGFDG; the protein is encoded by the coding sequence ATGGCCGGCCGGCGCACCCTGTTCGCCGGCCCCGTCCTGCTCACCGTCACCTTCGGGGTGTTCGCCGTCGCCGCGATGTCCCCCTTCGACCCCGTCAAGGCGTACGCCGGCACGGCCGGTCTCACCGCCTCGCAGGCCGAACTCGACCAACTGCGCGCCAACCTCGACGTCGACCAGCCGCTGGTCGCACGCTGGTGGGAGTGGCTCACCTCCGCCCTCACCGGAGACCTCGGAACCTCCTCCGTCATGCGCCAACCGGTCGGCGACGTCCTCGCCGAACGGGTCGGCTGGTCGGCGCTGCTCGCCCTCTGCGCCTTCGCGCTGGCCGTGCTCGCCGGTACGGCCCTCGGGGTCCTCGCGGCCCGGCGACAGGGCGGCCCGCTCGACCGGGCCGTCTCCGCGCTCGCCTACACCCTGGAAGCGGCCCCGGTCTTCTGGCTGGGCCTGCTGGCCATCTGGTTCTTCTCCATACGGCTCGGCGTCCTGCCCTCCGGCGGCCTCACGGACGCCTCCGACGACGTGGTCAGCCCCGGCCAGGTCGCGTCCCACCTGGTGCTGCCGGCGCTCGTGCTGGGGATCTCCCAACTGCCCTGGTTCTTCCTGTACGTACGCCAGGGCGTGGCCGACGCCCTGGACGAGGACCCCGTGCGCGGGGCCCGGGCCCGAGGCGTGGCCGAGCGACGGATCCTGATCGGGCACGCGCTGCGTTCCGGGATGCTCCCGATGCTGACCCTGATCGGATCACGGGTGCCCGAACTGATCACCGGGGCGCTGCTGGTGGAGACCGTGTTCAGCTGGCCCGGCGTCGCGGCGGCCACCGTGCAGGCCGCCACCTCGGTCGACTTCCCACTTCTCGCCGCCCTCACGGTGTCGGCCACCGCGGCCGTGCTCGCCGGGAACCTGCTGTCCGATCTGCTGTACGGACTCGCCGACCCCAGGGTGGGCTTCGATGGCTGA
- a CDS encoding ABC transporter permease — translation MADTIWRAPGRAHRPTRRPRVRACALTMAVIALAVLLVPPLAQLDQQAVDLSAKLLPPSWEHPFGTDDVGRDLLLRCVYGLRVSLLVGLVAALVATVIGTAVGAAAGAWGGWTDRLVMRVVDALSSIPHLLLGIFIVAMFRPGVWPVVVSVALTHWLSTARIVRAEVLSLRSRPFVDAAVSGGASRWRVAVRHLVPGVMPQAGLAAVLMIPHAMWHESALSFLGLGLPSHQASLGTLVQTARGSLLVGAWWPTLFPGLLLIVPTLAIAGLAAAWRDRLNPRRRSEPTL, via the coding sequence ATGGCTGACACCATCTGGCGCGCCCCCGGCCGCGCCCACCGCCCCACGCGCCGACCGCGCGTGCGCGCCTGCGCCCTGACCATGGCCGTGATCGCCTTGGCGGTCCTGCTCGTCCCACCGCTGGCACAGCTCGACCAACAGGCCGTGGACCTGTCGGCGAAGCTCCTGCCACCCTCCTGGGAACACCCCTTCGGAACCGACGACGTGGGCCGCGACCTGCTGCTGCGCTGCGTCTACGGGCTGCGGGTGTCCCTGCTGGTCGGCCTGGTGGCGGCGCTCGTCGCCACGGTGATCGGTACCGCCGTCGGCGCGGCGGCCGGCGCGTGGGGAGGCTGGACCGACCGGCTCGTGATGCGGGTCGTCGACGCCCTGTCCTCGATCCCGCACCTGCTGCTCGGCATCTTCATCGTGGCGATGTTCCGTCCCGGGGTGTGGCCGGTGGTCGTCTCGGTGGCCCTGACCCATTGGCTGTCCACTGCCCGGATCGTCCGGGCCGAGGTCCTGTCACTGCGGTCGCGGCCCTTCGTGGACGCCGCCGTCTCGGGCGGCGCCTCACGGTGGCGGGTCGCGGTCCGCCACCTGGTCCCCGGAGTCATGCCCCAGGCGGGGCTCGCCGCCGTGCTGATGATCCCGCACGCGATGTGGCACGAGTCGGCGCTGTCCTTCCTCGGGCTCGGACTCCCCTCCCACCAGGCCAGTCTGGGCACCCTCGTACAGACCGCACGGGGCTCGCTCCTCGTGGGGGCCTGGTGGCCCACCCTCTTCCCGGGCCTGCTGCTGATCGTCCCGACCCTGGCCATCGCCGGCCTCGCGGCCGCCTGGCGCGACCGCCTCAACCCCCGCCGCCGCTCGGAGCCGACCCTGTGA
- a CDS encoding ABC transporter ATP-binding protein has product MLELRGITAGYERGAPVVRDAHLVLQVGESLGLLGPSGCGKSTLARVAALLHRPEHGTVVLAGSTVTGFRHRAPRALRVRVGVVFQQPRLSVDPRLTLRDLVAEPLRATGRRGEAASVVPELTQRVGIGADLLTRRPHEVSDGQLQRACLARALVLRPSLLVCDEMTAMLDASTTAALVAVVEEYRAQTGAALLAVGHDPILLGRWCDRTTHWNEIVKN; this is encoded by the coding sequence ATGCTTGAGCTCCGCGGCATCACCGCCGGCTACGAACGGGGCGCCCCCGTCGTGCGGGACGCCCACCTCGTCCTTCAGGTCGGCGAGTCGCTCGGACTGCTCGGCCCCAGCGGCTGCGGCAAGTCCACCCTGGCCAGGGTGGCCGCCCTGCTGCACCGGCCCGAGCACGGCACCGTGGTGCTCGCGGGCAGCACCGTGACCGGCTTCCGGCACCGGGCCCCACGCGCCCTGCGCGTCCGGGTCGGTGTCGTCTTCCAGCAGCCCCGGCTGTCCGTCGACCCCCGCCTCACGCTGCGCGACCTCGTCGCGGAACCCCTCCGGGCCACGGGACGACGCGGGGAAGCGGCCTCGGTCGTACCGGAGTTGACGCAGCGTGTCGGAATCGGCGCGGATCTGCTCACGCGCCGCCCCCACGAGGTGAGTGACGGACAACTGCAACGCGCCTGTCTGGCACGCGCCCTGGTGCTGCGGCCGAGCCTGCTGGTCTGCGACGAGATGACCGCCATGCTCGACGCCTCCACGACAGCCGCGCTGGTCGCGGTGGTCGAGGAGTACCGGGCGCAGACCGGCGCAGCGCTGCTCGCGGTGGGCCACGACCCGATCCTGCTCGGCCGCTGGTGCGACCGTACGACCCACTGGAACGAGATCGTCAAGAACTGA
- a CDS encoding molybdopterin-dependent oxidoreductase — MLGLGAAGLVAAPHLQRGLERALGAAAGKDPTGLTGLLPNGGGFRYYSVAASVPERSPADYRLRVDGLVERPGTYDLDALRRLPQTRVVRDVQCVTGWRVPGTPFEGVPVFRLLDAAGVRPEGRAIRFSCFDGTYTESLTLSQARRADVMVALRMRDEPLSHAHGGPVRLYVAPMYFYKSAKWLSGITVTRDVEPGYWERLGYDVDAWVGTSNGRDDAPTV; from the coding sequence ATGCTCGGGCTCGGCGCGGCCGGGCTGGTGGCCGCGCCCCACCTGCAACGGGGCCTCGAAAGGGCGCTCGGCGCCGCCGCCGGCAAGGATCCGACCGGGCTGACCGGGCTGCTGCCCAACGGCGGCGGGTTCCGCTACTACTCGGTGGCCGCCTCTGTCCCGGAGCGCTCCCCCGCGGACTATCGGCTGCGGGTGGACGGGCTCGTCGAGCGACCGGGAACGTACGACCTCGACGCGCTCCGGCGGCTGCCGCAGACCCGGGTCGTCCGCGACGTCCAGTGCGTCACCGGCTGGCGCGTACCCGGCACGCCCTTCGAGGGCGTGCCGGTCTTCCGGCTGCTGGACGCCGCCGGGGTGCGGCCCGAGGGACGGGCCATCCGGTTCAGCTGCTTCGACGGCACGTACACCGAGAGCCTGACCCTTTCCCAGGCCCGTCGGGCCGACGTCATGGTGGCCCTGCGGATGCGGGACGAGCCGCTGTCCCACGCGCATGGTGGGCCCGTGCGGCTGTACGTGGCCCCGATGTACTTCTACAAGTCGGCGAAGTGGCTCTCCGGCATCACCGTCACCCGGGACGTGGAGCCCGGTTACTGGGAGCGGCTCGGCTACGACGTCGACGCCTGGGTCGGCACGTCGAACGGACGCGATGATGCCCCCACCGTCTGA
- a CDS encoding aldehyde dehydrogenase family protein — protein sequence MARFAAPGTEGALMSYASRYDHYIGGTYTAPVRGRYFDNPSPVTGAPFTEIARGTAEDVELALDAAHAAAPAWGRTSVTERAGILLRIADRMEENLQALAVAETWENGKPIRETLAADLPLAIDQFRYFAGALRAQEGALSQIDDDTVAYHFHEPLGVVGQIIPWNFPILMAVWKLAPALAAGNTVVLKPAEQTPASLHYWLGLVEDLLPPGVVNIVNGFGEEAGKPLASSPRVAKIAFTGETSTGRLIMQYAAEHLKPVTLELGGKSPNLFFDDIWSTDDDLRDKALEGFTMFALNQGEVCTSPSRALIERGRYGDFLDAAVARTELIVPGHPLDTDTMIGAQASEEQLKKVLSYVEIGVKEGAKVLTGGQRIEHGGDLAGGFYVQPTIFEGDNRMRIFQEEIFGPVVSVTSFDDFDDAVRIANDTAYGLGAGVWTRDINTAYRAGRAIQAGRVWTNCYHAYPAHAAFGGYKQSGIGRETHKMMLEHYQQTKNMLVSYSPKRLGFF from the coding sequence ATGGCCCGTTTCGCTGCGCCCGGTACCGAGGGCGCGCTGATGTCGTACGCGTCCCGCTACGACCACTACATCGGTGGCACGTACACGGCTCCCGTTCGGGGCCGGTACTTCGACAACCCCTCCCCGGTGACCGGCGCGCCCTTCACCGAGATCGCCCGGGGCACCGCCGAGGACGTGGAGCTGGCCCTGGACGCCGCGCACGCCGCCGCGCCCGCCTGGGGACGTACCTCGGTCACGGAGCGGGCCGGCATCCTGCTGCGCATCGCGGACCGGATGGAGGAGAACCTCCAGGCCCTGGCGGTCGCGGAGACCTGGGAGAACGGCAAGCCGATACGGGAGACCCTCGCGGCAGACCTGCCACTGGCGATCGACCAGTTCCGCTACTTCGCGGGCGCGCTGCGGGCGCAGGAGGGGGCGCTCAGCCAGATCGACGACGACACGGTCGCCTACCACTTCCACGAGCCGCTGGGCGTGGTCGGCCAGATCATCCCGTGGAACTTCCCGATCCTGATGGCGGTGTGGAAGCTGGCGCCGGCGCTGGCCGCCGGGAACACGGTGGTGCTCAAGCCGGCCGAGCAGACCCCGGCCTCGTTGCACTACTGGCTCGGCCTGGTCGAGGACCTGCTCCCGCCGGGCGTGGTCAACATCGTGAACGGCTTCGGCGAGGAGGCCGGCAAGCCGCTGGCCTCCAGCCCGCGCGTGGCGAAGATCGCCTTCACCGGGGAGACCTCCACCGGGCGGCTGATCATGCAGTACGCGGCGGAGCACCTCAAGCCCGTCACCCTCGAACTCGGCGGCAAGAGCCCCAACCTCTTCTTCGACGACATCTGGTCGACCGACGACGATCTGCGGGACAAGGCGCTGGAGGGCTTCACCATGTTCGCCCTCAACCAGGGCGAGGTGTGCACCAGCCCCTCGCGCGCCCTGATCGAGCGCGGTCGGTACGGCGACTTCCTCGACGCCGCCGTCGCCCGCACCGAACTGATCGTGCCGGGACACCCGCTGGACACCGACACGATGATCGGTGCCCAGGCCTCGGAGGAGCAGCTGAAGAAGGTCCTGTCGTACGTGGAGATCGGAGTGAAGGAGGGCGCCAAGGTCCTCACGGGCGGGCAGCGCATCGAGCACGGCGGCGACCTCGCGGGCGGCTTCTACGTACAGCCGACGATCTTCGAGGGGGACAACCGGATGCGGATCTTCCAGGAGGAGATCTTCGGCCCCGTGGTGTCGGTGACCTCCTTCGACGACTTCGACGACGCCGTCCGCATCGCCAACGACACGGCCTACGGCCTCGGCGCCGGCGTCTGGACCCGGGACATCAACACGGCCTACCGCGCGGGCCGCGCCATCCAGGCGGGCCGGGTCTGGACGAACTGCTACCACGCCTACCCCGCCCACGCGGCGTTCGGCGGCTACAAGCAGTCCGGCATCGGCCGCGAGACCCACAAGATGATGCTGGAGCACTACCAGCAGACGAAGAACATGCTGGTCAGCTACTCCCCGAAGCGGCTCGGCTTCTTCTGA
- a CDS encoding ABC transporter substrate-binding protein, which yields MTARSVRAVAATMLAATLLTGTAACSAPSSGGDPGRAADTAVVGIATEPESLSPLLGYGKDGNSKIFDGLLTHDANMRLRPALAEALPEVSADGRTYTYRLRQGVKFSDGHPFGAKDVVFTYRTILDAKTNNASKTELDAIQGVQARGDDTVVFTLKYPYAPFAERTVLPIAPEHIAGRQDVNSGDFTTRPVGTGPYVLTGWSKGEKIGFKANPTYWGGEPAVKKFTMVVIKDDDVRATRLRSGELDGAILPPALAKALGGKGGAKGTARTLHAAKTFDYRNVTLPTAHAVTGDTAVRRALDLAVDRTTMVDKLLEGAGKPAYGPVPTDSPWFTAGTERAYDLDQAKRILDGAGWKTADDGIRTKDGIRASFPLWYTSGDKIRQDHALAFASDARKAGIEVKTEAGTWEVIEPRMKTDAVLAGGGSPADPDFDQYLLLHSTLAGDGFNNMARYDNKTVDQALLDGRESGDPAARKAAYDTVQRELLANPGYVFLTHIDHLYVVDDKWEGLTTQVEPHDHGLGAGPWWNIENWKPKRK from the coding sequence ATGACGGCCCGGTCGGTACGAGCAGTGGCCGCCACGATGCTCGCCGCCACGCTCCTCACGGGCACGGCAGCCTGCTCGGCGCCCTCGTCGGGAGGCGACCCGGGCCGCGCGGCGGATACCGCCGTCGTCGGCATCGCGACCGAACCGGAGAGCCTCAGCCCCCTCCTCGGGTACGGCAAGGACGGCAACTCCAAGATCTTCGACGGACTGCTCACGCACGACGCGAACATGAGGCTGCGGCCCGCCCTGGCCGAGGCCCTGCCCGAGGTCTCCGCAGACGGACGCACCTACACGTACCGGCTCCGCCAGGGCGTGAAGTTCAGCGACGGACATCCCTTCGGCGCCAAGGACGTCGTCTTCACCTACCGGACGATCCTGGACGCGAAGACCAACAACGCCTCCAAGACCGAACTCGACGCGATCCAAGGCGTGCAGGCCCGGGGCGACGACACCGTCGTCTTCACCCTGAAGTACCCCTACGCGCCGTTCGCCGAGCGGACCGTGCTGCCGATCGCGCCCGAGCACATCGCGGGCCGGCAGGACGTCAACAGCGGCGACTTCACCACCCGGCCCGTAGGCACCGGCCCCTACGTCCTCACCGGCTGGTCCAAGGGCGAGAAGATCGGCTTCAAGGCCAACCCGACCTACTGGGGCGGCGAGCCCGCCGTGAAGAAGTTCACCATGGTCGTCATCAAGGACGACGACGTGCGCGCCACCCGGCTGCGCTCCGGCGAACTCGACGGCGCGATCCTCCCGCCCGCCCTGGCCAAGGCCCTCGGCGGGAAGGGCGGGGCCAAGGGCACGGCGCGCACCCTCCACGCGGCCAAGACCTTCGACTACCGCAACGTCACCCTCCCCACCGCCCACGCCGTCACCGGTGACACGGCCGTCCGCCGTGCGCTGGACCTCGCCGTCGACCGCACGACCATGGTCGACAAGCTCCTGGAGGGCGCGGGCAAGCCCGCCTACGGGCCGGTCCCCACCGACAGCCCCTGGTTCACGGCCGGCACGGAACGGGCGTACGACCTCGACCAGGCGAAGCGGATCCTCGACGGGGCCGGTTGGAAGACCGCGGACGACGGCATCCGCACCAAGGACGGCATCCGCGCGTCCTTCCCGCTCTGGTACACCTCCGGCGACAAGATCCGCCAGGACCACGCACTCGCCTTCGCCTCCGACGCCAGGAAGGCCGGCATCGAGGTCAAGACCGAGGCCGGTACCTGGGAGGTCATCGAACCCCGGATGAAGACCGACGCCGTCCTCGCCGGCGGCGGCTCCCCGGCCGACCCCGACTTCGACCAGTACCTGCTGCTCCACTCCACACTGGCCGGCGACGGCTTCAACAACATGGCCCGGTACGACAACAAGACCGTCGACCAGGCGCTCCTCGACGGCCGCGAGAGCGGCGACCCGGCCGCGCGCAAGGCCGCGTACGACACCGTGCAGCGGGAACTGCTCGCGAACCCCGGATACGTCTTCCTCACCCACATCGACCACCTGTACGTGGTCGACGACAAGTGGGAGGGGCTCACCACCCAGGTCGAGCCGCACGACCACGGCCTCGGCGCCGGCCCCTGGTGGAACATCGAGAACTGGAAGCCGAAGCGGAAATGA
- a CDS encoding fibronectin type III domain-containing protein: MRHSARSAVPALCLCLALATACAPDGDTDPPHAPAELTAQAGSATSVHVMWRAAPDSEGVTGYQVFQGDHLVRELPADKTMVDVTGLAPVTSYTFTVRARDAAGNRSALSEPARATTPAAKAEDRRAPSAPPTTTGRAEGPRAARLSWTAATDDTGVTAYDVHQGGVRVHTAGAGESATTVTGLQPGTRYSFTVRARDGADNTSPDGPTVELTTPPDPGQGPDTAPGGLTATASPGLVDLSWTAPATGRRTDEYQLYVNDRPVTVIQFGAGAALPSGTGRVEHRLTVTEPAGTVWAVKLRARLPDGNWGAFTAETRVVLAR; encoded by the coding sequence TTGCGACACTCCGCGCGAAGCGCCGTCCCCGCGCTCTGCCTCTGCCTGGCACTCGCCACGGCGTGCGCCCCGGACGGCGACACCGACCCCCCGCACGCCCCGGCGGAGCTCACCGCACAGGCCGGCAGCGCCACCTCGGTGCACGTCATGTGGCGAGCGGCCCCGGACAGCGAGGGGGTGACCGGCTATCAGGTCTTTCAGGGCGACCACCTGGTCCGCGAACTCCCGGCCGACAAGACGATGGTGGACGTCACGGGCCTCGCCCCGGTGACCTCCTACACGTTCACGGTTCGGGCCCGGGACGCCGCCGGCAACCGCTCCGCGCTCAGCGAGCCCGCCCGGGCGACCACACCCGCGGCGAAGGCCGAGGACCGGCGGGCCCCCTCGGCGCCGCCCACCACCACGGGCCGCGCCGAAGGCCCCCGAGCGGCCCGGCTGAGCTGGACGGCGGCGACGGACGACACGGGCGTCACCGCGTACGACGTCCACCAGGGCGGCGTACGCGTCCACACGGCCGGCGCCGGAGAGAGCGCCACCACCGTGACCGGACTCCAGCCGGGCACCCGCTACAGCTTCACCGTCCGCGCCCGGGACGGCGCCGACAACACCTCCCCCGACGGCCCGACGGTGGAGCTGACCACGCCGCCCGATCCCGGGCAGGGCCCGGACACCGCGCCGGGCGGGCTCACGGCGACCGCCTCCCCCGGGCTGGTCGACCTGTCATGGACCGCCCCGGCCACCGGTCGCCGCACCGACGAGTACCAGCTCTACGTCAACGACCGGCCCGTCACCGTCATCCAGTTCGGGGCCGGCGCGGCGCTCCCGTCCGGCACCGGAAGGGTGGAGCACCGGCTCACGGTGACCGAGCCGGCCGGCACCGTGTGGGCCGTGAAACTGCGCGCGCGACTGCCCGACGGCAACTGGGGGGCGTTCACCGCGGAGACCCGCGTGGTCCTCGCCCGGTGA